The genomic stretch GGGTTTCGCATGATTTGTTTGAAGTCCAATTGGAACAAGGAAAATTGGTTTGGGAGAAAGAAGCTTTTGGCCAAAAATTCAATATGGCTCTGGTTGGAAGACAAGTCATGGTTTGAGCCCTCAACCATGGCATATCTTGATACACACACACCATATAATTTGTATATAATGGAATGGCACAAAAAACTGAGCTCAAAAGTGTGTAATTTGGAAAATGGCTATGTGACATAGATGGATAACTTGAAATGCAAGGTACAAGGTGGTCCAGTTGAGTTTTGGCTTGAATCAACCTCAAACAATGATGCACACAAGTCATGTGAACCATTTGCGAGGTGTTTGAGTTGGAAAAACACCCAAAGAGCCTTTAAATAAAAACCTCATTTTTTCACTTTTGGACAATTTTAGCAACCTTGAGGTTTGCACTACAAGTCCTTGATATATGCATTTTTGGCTTTTGGACAATGAATGAAAGTtgtaaataatgaaaaataagaTCATAACAAAACGAACCAGTTTATTTGGGTcaaaaatgagaaagttatgagGTAGTGAAGTTGgcaaaatgacttataatgtatGGATCTCATTCACCCTTCTCCATTCAAAATTGGACTTTTATGTGTTAAGACCAAAAGTTCACAATGGTTGTGAGATTTACTTTGAAAAAATAACCACCTCATTTGGCcaaaaattaaggaagttatgaTGTTTTGAAGTTTGGCCCAAAATCCATAGAAACCAAAGATGACCTGTAATGTCTTCCCAAAATAAATGGGCTTACACATAAAATTGGACTTTGTGATAAAAAGAAAACCTGTTAGGAATGTCCTCAAGATTGATGTGGTGAAAGTAAACACCCCATTTGGATGAATATTGACCAAGTTAGGGTCAATTGAAGTTCGGCAAAAATTAGGGTGCTGTATAGGGAAACCTCCAAACCCAAAAGCTAAACCAAACAAAATCTATTTTCAAACAATGAATCAAAGTTGTATAGGGTCTAAATTGGAACATATGAGAAAAATAATGGGCTTCATGTGATAAATATTGCccaagttatgaccttgggaagttcAACTTGAAAATTAGGTCAAAACCCTAGACATCTTGAGATGTTTTGCCTTCAAAAATGGTTTTCCATCCATATTCGGCTCTTGACACGTGAAGATAAGTTATAGAAGATGGAGATTATAGTTAAATTCAAAAAGAATCATATTCATAGCTTGCTTTATGAAAAAGTTAGGACCTTAGGAAGTCAACCTAACCAGTCTTAGAGCCAATGAAGCAATTCCTTGTGATGACTTGCACAAATAAAGGCCAAATGATGTTGAGATCCATGCATATCAAGATATACAATGAAAAATGATAATCCTTGAATGATTAATACCACAGTGCCTTTTCTTTTGATATTCAAATCTCCTAAAGCTTGCCTCATCTTACTGCAAAATACATAAGCATATCACAAGAGCAAAGATCTATCTAAATGCATGAGGTTAGTGATGAATGAATGTAGATGCTAAGTACATAATGATAAGAGACCAAGAAAGTTAAATATAGCACAAGTAATAGTATAAATCAAAGTAATGGGTGATACAATGAGTGAGATACCCTACCCTAGCTtaagcaaacaaacaagaagAGATTATCAAGACCAAAATCACTCAGATCCATGCTTGTGAACACATTAGGGTATTGATGAATTGAGAGTATGAATGCAATGCTTTATTAAGATGCTATGAATTTTAAGGGtaaaaattggggtatgacaactgcccctatcTAAGTTCCTCAGCCTTGAGATATGAAGACTAAAATTCTTTGGGATTGAAAGGATTGAAGGTAGTTATATACAGAATACCTTAATTTTATCCTTAAgatgaattgatgatgatgcaaAAATACAAATTGATGAAGAAATGTTATGCTATGTGAGACTCACTGAGGAAAAGAGAACAAAATGTTGGACTCTCTGGGGAAAGGCCTACTACAAGGGATTCCACTGAGGAACAAACAACAATACTAATTATTAATTGTTGGGAAAAGGAAATTCATAGTGAAATAAACACTAGAGAGGCAACAATAAAAAAGTCTGCCAGGATTCACACAGATCCTTTCACAGGGAAGATAAAAAGATATGTTAACCCTTTTGAACTAAAGGTGCAACTTAGAACAGTATGCACGGGTTAACAAAGTGTAGGTCTGGACTCAGACGAGTTTCTGAGAACGAGACGAAAGATCATATACTTTTGGACTTAGATGGTGAGCTAAgaacaaagaaaaagaaaaacaatgtTATCGGTACTCGATTGCTTTGCCGAGCACTAGATGAAACAACATTTCTGGACTTAGATGGTGAGCTAAGAACAAAGAAAGATAAAATTATCGATACTTGATTGCTTTGTCGAATACTAGATGGAACTCATGTTTCTGGACTTAGATGGTGAGCTAAGAATAGAGAAAGATATAATTGTCAGTACTCGATTGCTTTGTCGAATACTAGACGGAACTCATGTTTCTGGACTTAGATGGTGGGCTAAGAATAGAGAAAGATATAATTGTCGGTACTCGATTACTTTGTCGAATACTACATGGAACTCGTGTTTTTTTAACTTAGATGGTGAGCTAAGAACAGAGAAAGATATATGGCTTCGTCAACTTTATATACAAGTGACTAATCCTCATTCTGCCTTTTCGATCCAGGTCTTTCTCCTAGAAAGGCACAATTTTTTTTACCTTGATCCATGAACGGTTATTCTTTGCCTGAAATAAGTTTCAATGATTATCATGCGAACAACTACTCCTTCCTTTACTCCAAGTCTTTCTCTTGGAAAAGGCTTAGCCAATTCTATCCAACTCCTTGCACGAGTGGCTTCTTTTGTCCATTTCAAATTATCCCTTTGCTTACTGAGAGTGGTGATAATTTGATGTCATCATATAATTGGTGAAGATTAAGCTTCCCAACTTTCTCGGCTTTCGCCTTGAAAGGGACTCAACTTATTCCAAAAACCTCCCAACTTCCTTGACTTTTGTCTAGAAAGTGACTCGATTTAAATTTCCACTTGGTATGTCACCTAAAAAAAAGTTCCCTCTGTGGGGAAAATTGATTTGCTTTGCTGGTTATTGCAAGATTACCTTCCTTAGCTGGAGAAAACAATATATGTTGCTCTGCATAATCTATTGGGGAAACACTGATACAATGTTCTCAAAGAAGGCCCCGAATGTATAATTCAAAACTGGTAAGCGACTGCAAGGGGACCAAAGTTCAATCCAGAAATGAGCTGGAGAGAAAGGGTAAAACAAGACTATGGCCGAGGAAACAAGCTCACCTGGGGGATATTCCTTCCTTATTTTGGAAAGGAATGAAACAAGACTCGATTAGGGATTAGTCCAAACCGGAGATTCGATAGAGCATGATTCAGCTGCAGACAAATGGATTTTGCAGGGATGAAAGACTCCGCCGGGAATTTTTACGAGACCGACTCTATTGGGGAGATCAGTCACTGTGTATGTCAAAATCAACCAGAATATGACTCGGTGGGGGATGGTTTATTACTCCATTTTACATATGAATATGAGCATGATTATGTAATGATCCTACTGATGCATTACAATTTGTTTAATGCATGCAAATGTTATGCAAATGTTGACAGAATTGACACAATAAACAGGTAGTGATAACAATAGGCAATAAGGAGTATATTCCAACACAGGAACTCCGCACTTCAAATATCCATGAAAGCCGACTTCAGGGGATTCATACATCACGCCTTATATTTTGGACGAGCTACAACACTATCCAATCTGCTTAGGAAATCAGTGTGACAAAACTCTGCTCTACATGAGGAGATACAGCGGATAATGATGGAACGTCCTCGACTATGCTTGGGGAAAACATATATCTAACGTCTAACCGCATGGCTTGAAGGATTTTACAGATTAATTTTCACAACTGCTGAGGATATATCCAAACTGGATCTACTGAGGATTCGAAGACTCTATTGAGGAGTGCTGACAAACATAGAAGAATTTTAAGTCTGCGGGAGATTCCTTATAAAAAAGGTTTCTTTGTCCATGCAGATAATTCTTCTGAGAAAAAGATCCTTCAACATGGGTATCTTTATAGGGTTATGCAAAACCCTTACCACTGTATGGGGATAAGAGATATGGTTTACTTCCGCTGGGGGAACTCAAACAATCATCAACTGCTCTAGGGAGAAGAAACGATCAAACTGATGTTGCTATCGGGGAACAAATGATTCACTTTTAGAAACCAATGAGACTTGACAGGGGATAGATATAGTCCAACTTCTAATGACAAATGCTGGAAGGATTTTATGGATACAGGTATCTTTCTCGATCGTTAGCAAAATGAGTGCCCCACACATGGCCTTTGGGAAACACTGATTAAGGTAGTACTAATCCTGGCGTGTAGCCATACTGAATCGGATCCCAACAATCTTAAAAAGTTAAATCAAGTCATAGGACCATTTCCATCATCTCAGACAATTAGTATAAAGTCCTTTTGAACATGTTGTGTCAAGTTAATTGAAACAAATTTATTTCGAAAAATAACAgataattttaaaattttgttgcAAGAATTAACATCAAAGATAAAAGATAATTTTGCACATAATAAAAGTAAGAACATATATGAGCACATGTTTGAGTTTTATTGCAAGAATGGTAGTTCACAAAGGGCGGAACTCCATGGAATTATACAAAAGTGGTAAATGGTAATCGGGAAGGGCTATGTTGAATCacaatgaccactattctccctCCTACTTTGAATACTTGAGTACAAAGTTGTTGTCTTTAATATAAGTCATGTTAAGATGCAGTTACTAGCCATCTGTCCCTTTGTTTTGCGTAGATTGCCCAAAAGGGTATTAAATCTACCAAGATGATTATTTTGTTTCTGTCCCTTTCATTTTGactggatcaccctttcgggttttcaatccatcaGGACTGCTCTTTTTTTactaagccgccctttcaggttttcgacttatcgagcgttcttttatttttttaggcaTAGTATTTCTTGGTTGCATCTGAGTTAACTGGACGCATAAGCTCTTCTCCATCCATAATCGTAAGAATTAGGGCACCGTCTGAGAAAGATTTCTTAACgacatatgggccttcatagtttggcgtccattttcccctagcatcatGTTGACCGGGAAAGATCTTCTTTAGCACAAGATCCCCTTCGATGAATAAATGAGATTtaaccttcttgtcaaaagctttcttcaaCCATTGTTGGTACAACTGATCGTGGCACAGGGCTTTGAGGtgcttctcttcaattaaattcaactgatcatatctggtttgacaccattctGCATCAGTCAGCTTCGCTTCCATCAAGACTCgtattgatgggatctcgactTCTATGGGAAGTACTGCTTCCATGCTGTATACAAGAGAAAAGGGGGTTTCCCCAGTCGAATTgcgtactgaggtacggtatccatgcaaaaCATAGGGTAACATCTtgtgccaatccttgtaggtgACAACCACCTTTTGAAGGATcttcttgtttgcagcttcaactgccccattcatcttgggtctgtaaggagaagagttgtggtgctcaatcttgaattctttgcaCAGTTCGGTGACAATGTTGTTAATCAAATTAGacccattatctgtgatgatctTGCTCGGTACACCATACCTACTGATGATATTATTCTTCAAGAACTTGACTACCAATTGCTTGGTAACATTTGCATATGATGTGGCTTCAACCCATTTAATGAggtaatcaattgctacaagaataaaccgatgtccattAGACGCCTCTGGTTCAATCATATtgatcatatcaatgccccacattgcaaagggccatGGTGAGGAGATCACATTCAAAGGTGTAGGAGGTACATGCACTCTGTTTGCATATATCTGAAATTTATGGCATTTTCTAGCATATTGGTAACAATCTGACTCCATAGTCAGCCAAAAGTAACCAGCCCTGAGCATATTTCTTGCCATAGAATGTTCATTGAGGTGCGTGCCAAAAGATCTTTCATGTACTTCTAAtattaacatgtctgcttcgtgtttgtccacgcatttgagcaagaccaaatcaaagtttcttttgtagAGCACGCCCCCATTCAAGAAGAAATTAGTTGACAACCGCCTCAAGGTTTTCTTATATCTATTAGACGCCCCAAGCAGGTACTCTTGCTTCTTtagaaaacacttgatatcataataccacaaCTTCTCCTCTAACACAACTTCAGCGTTGAAGATATCGGTCGGTTTATCACGGGTCTGGATAGTGATGGAGGACACTTCTCTATGCAAATTCACCCTATACATGGAATACAACGTAGTAAGAGCATCTATTATCTGGTTCTCGTCTCGAGGGATGTGATGGAATTCTACTTTAGTAAAGAAAGTCGACAATCTTCTGGCATAATATCTGTATGGGATCAAACCAGGATGACGAGTTTCCCACTCTCCTTTAATCTGATTGATGACAAGAGTCGAGTCACTGAACACTTCAAGAAATTTGATACGGATATCAATAGTCTCTTCCAAACCAAGGATGCATGCCTCGTACTCTGCGATGTTGTTGGTGCAATCAAAATCAACCTTTGCTGCGAAAGATATACGTGAACCTCGAGGAGTAATAATTACAGCTCCTATGCCATGTCCATATGCGTTGACACcaccatcaaacactaaaccccatATGGATCCAGGTTCAGGTCCTTCTTCAATAAGCGACTCATCATTGTCTTTCATTCTCAAAGccatgacatcttcatcaggaaagtcgaactgcatagattgaggatcctcaataggctgatgtgccaaataATCATCGAGGATACTTCCTTTTAAGGCTTTTTGGGTGTGATACTCAATATCGTATTCGGATAATAGcatttgccaacgagcaatccGGCCAGTcagagcaggtttctcaaagatatacttgattggatccattctcgagatcaaccaagtagtatgacTCACCATGTATTAGCGGAGTCACTTAGCATCCCATGCTAGTCCA from Lathyrus oleraceus cultivar Zhongwan6 chromosome 7, CAAS_Psat_ZW6_1.0, whole genome shotgun sequence encodes the following:
- the LOC127104493 gene encoding uncharacterized protein LOC127104493 yields the protein MALRMKDNDESLIEEGPEPGSIWGLVFDGGVNAYGHGIGAVIITPRGSRISFAAKVDFDCTNNIAEYEACILGLEETIDIRIKFLEVFSDSTLVINQIKGEWETRHPGLIPYRYYARRLSTFFTKVEFHHIPRDENQIIDALTTLYSMYRVNLHREVSSITIQTRDKPTDIFNAEVVLEEKLCMATRQD